The genomic DNA CTACTGCAGTCTGCGTCTGGAAAAGATGAAAGAGCACAAGGAAATGAGCAATTTCTTAAAACTAGTAACACtttaagcctttatttctgttaattattatGACTATGGTTACAGGATAATGACAactcaaaagtcattttttttctggtaatttactgtatcagtaaaataaaaaataaaaataaaaactgatgacCTGCTACATAAATGCAGTGTgaaattcagagtataaattttattcaattcCATCCAAGGAGAAAGTCTTTGGTTAgttgtgaaaaaagaaagaactttTGTCAAAGACGTCAGAAGcccgaaaaaaaaaatacattcctcAATTCCTCCATATTGTactgaaatacataaatttaTGTCAAATGTTGAGATTAAATAATCCTTTTCGGAGACACATTacttacaaaaacatgcagatgtAGCTTTACCTTGCAGAAGGCTCCGTAGCTTTCAACTACAGCACAGTCAACATAGTCTGGACTCCACAATCCACAAAGCTCTAAAAACAGGACTTAGGATCAGAAAACAGAAGGGACAAGTACTTGCTTAAAAATTCCTATGCACAACAGCAACCTCTAATGGTGGGACTGGATattacaatcaaaacaaaagaagtggGGAGttgggcagaaaaaaaatatgacaaatacaGAAGACtattttgaaaatttgttttgagtaaaaagGGAGAAAACAAGTGTTTCCAATAAATTGGAGTATGATAGATAATCACCTGATTGACAGGCCGAGTCCTTTGGTCTGGGGTCCATGCAGCTGGGGTGTACTGCGTGTTGGAGGTGAGAGAGGTCAGATGACAAGCAAACGGCAACAACACAACAAGCTCGCTTCTTAAGAAAAACTGAAGCTAGAGAAACTAAAGTCtatttcacaaacagaaactacAGTGGAGGAAGCAATACAGGCTAAATCCTACTATCTGCTGTGTTTATGCGTTTACCTGGTAGGGGTAGGGATTCTGTGCGTAGCTCATTGGCATCTGAGGAACCATCACTCCGCTGAAGCTGCTGTAGGAGTACGGCTGCTCCAAGAACCAGTAAGAACAGCCTTATCAACAGTTAATGTGGAGAGGAAAGACAGCGGACAGAGGAAAACAGTTACCTGATTATAGGGGTTGCCACCGCTGTAGACAGGTGAGGGCTGTGTAACCCCTCCTCCCATTGGTGAGCAACACGCACAGTAGATATATTGGCTAGGACTCATCCAAGGAGTGGAACCAACCAGACGGGATGGTATGGATcctgaaaaaacataaaaaataaagtaagaaatcAGTTGCTTTTTGGCAATGATGAACCACACTGAACTTTCCTGAAGGGCCATTTATTCCCCCTTTTTTAAGTTGTGGGCATTTCCACTGTCGTTTTTGTCAAgcttacacacacactgatgaaCACTGATGCAAAGCGTGAACAGGATTACTAATTTTAGACTCTGCTAAAGTTTAAAGACAAAGAATTAGTCCCAGGAAGTTAATGTGAAGAGAAGTGAACATACGTGGACTCCGTTGCTTCATGATTGCAGGGCCCAGCTTGAGTTTCCGCCCTTTAAAACTGATCTGTTGCTGTAACAGAtaacagatatatatatacatatatatatgcacattaTGCAGAAAATAGGAATCCTGGTAGTTACATAAAAGGTTAATGCATAAGACATTCACTGACCTCAATGATTGACTGAATGTTGACATCTTCATTGAAATACACAAACCCGTACCTAGGAACACACAAATCAGTCCACATACTTAATGATGGAAAATATGAAGCAGAAAATAGCCATAAAAATCCATTCACTCATTTCAACTAATAATATACAGTAGAAAATTGTGCAAACCCATTAAAGAATGGGCCCAACTGAAGGTCTGCTGCTGTGTCATTCCCCAATATGTGAGCAGGAATGTCTTAGTGCTAAATTATGTGACTGTGATGTGCTGTGTTGCCACAGGGTGGCAGTATTGGCTACTGTCCTTGTGACATCTATTTAGTCAAAGTAGAATTTGTGCTAAATAGACACAAACCACTCTACAGAGTGGTAAATCAAGTAAAAGCGTAATATTAACACAAAAGGAACGTTCAGGCTGTGTACCTGTTAGGGAGCAGGGCTTACTTCAGGTATGTTtaagaataaaactttaaaccaGTGAGCAcaataaaagttacttttgttcatgttttttatatctttccaaaaaaaaagagctaattCTTAGTCTTATTGTCTCAACTTCACACAAATTTGCATTAACTCTTCTTCAAGAACAAACTTGTATGAACTTTAAACTGCGACTAGGACTACCCACCTCTAAACATACTCACCCTTTGCAAACCCCTCCACGgtatgtgattatttttacttcCTTGACATTGCCATATCTTGTAAAGAAGTCACgcatttcattttcatccaCCTAACggtttaaacaacaaaaaataaaagataaaaaaataatcaattgcTATGGAACACATAATCTTTTGTTAATTTGCCTATGATCAACTGAGATTGACTGTAGAAAGTTAGGACTGGATTGCAATTTCAATAGAACGCGGCTGTATGCAACAGAAACTGATGCTGCTTATGTGTTATGACTGTAGTAGAATTACATGGATTTACTCTAATTTAAGTGCATGTATTTGGATAAGTAAGAGCTGAAGGGTTGGGTCCTCTAAAAACTGCTGAATCTGACGAGAAATATGGTGCACAACTAGTATTTCAATATCAAAACGGACTGCTTTGAGgttgaaaaattattatttttaaattcagttaattaaaaatgtgaaaattacaGTGACTAACACACAGAGttatcatatttaaaatgaaaattcgTACTTAAAAATCCTTTTGTGGCCAATAAGAATTTATGTTATTCTAGAATTCAgcttcattgttgtttttttgttgttatttccaAGAATTAGAATACATAAGATGATGGGTTTTTtaatgacagaataaaaatactaGCACCAGTTCAACATGAGTCCAAACAGAACAATTAATAACCTATATatgatttcaataaaattaaaattaaatataagcTCACCTTCATGTCGATCCCACCCACAAAGAGAGCGTTGGGGGTCAGTCTGCCCTCTGGCAGAATGTATCCATTAGATAACTTCAAAGAAGGTACAGTCTGGGTAATGGTTTTTGGCTTGTTGAAAtccttacagaaaaaaaagaagtgaaatttGAGATATACGAATGTCGTGTGAACATCACAAGAAACGGGTCGTAGTAAAATCTACATCGTTGGAAGGTTTGGAGCCGGGGcttgttgacattttgaacTTCAGCAGCAGGCAACATTGTCTAACATGGCGGCCATGTTCTcgccagaagaaaaaaaaaaaaacaactttacaagaaaaaaaaagataaatgcatattaaattatttctctaTTCAATTTTCAAACAAACCACTAATATTGTAACTAACATGGAGTTTTGTTCTGGAACTTAACGCTCTAGTTTTCAGGCGATTACGAATAAACACACATTGGTGCTTCCACAATAGAACACTCCCGCTTTAGCTCACAAGCACCGACTTTATCCCTGGGCACAAAGGAAGCAAAGACACGTCGACAAAAACGCCTACGCTGTTAATCTGACCCACTTTTTTGTGCGAATCTAATCTTAAATATAGGTTAAAAGTACAGGTTTTTAGTCAAGCTAACATTTGCTAATGGAAATATTCCGCCGTTTTTAGCTCAAGCTAGCATCGGTTAGCTAGCATATCATCGTTATTGCCAATAATCTCCAGATAGCACgctcttttaaataatttataccTCTAAGATGCATACTATGTTGTACACAGAGACTTACCATggctaaaacaataaaaaccaataaCTTAGGTGGGCTCTCAAGCCGACGACCGGTTGCGTTCTGCCGAGACAACCACTGCACTAAGACTAAACCACACCCAAGGCTCACCACGTGACTCAAGATGCTGAGAGCCTTCACGTCAATAACAGTTTTtcttggtattttttatttatttattttattttatttattgtatttatttttgcagaccACAGAAGCAAATAGATAAAATCCATATTATAACTACTGAAAAAGTGAACAAACTTTGCCTGCGAAACGTTATATTTGTCGGAATGAATGATCTAGCAAATAAAAacgttatttttattgtttctcataAAGACATAATTCATATAACTTTTAAGATGttcatttgtaattaatttttatattttattcttctttgatTATTTAGTaaaagccttttttgtttttaaatagcaGTTTTACGTTTTACCTGCTTTTTTTTAAGCgggaaaaacattgaaacacgttatttattcaaaaatggtTTGGAATATGCATGAGCTAATTTATGAAACCGTAATCACTGCTTcagattaataataaatttcaaaataatagtcataaataaaatataaataaaattattcatgaaatactatcattttcatttcaagttTCTGATGAACACCTATCTCAATTGTGTTTAATCGCTACATCTCGGTTGTCAACAACATTATTCTTAAAACCGGAAAAGACAGTGGCGTTgcttaggtttttatttttacagtcatTTATAAAGTAACCCCAAATGgcaaatatgtgaaattatttcttttttattattatttagaacGTATAATTTGATAAACCAGCCATACTGAAAATCTTCAGCAAGCGCGTGCACTGTTTTTAGCCTATCGTCcttttatggaagaaaaaaaacggtAATTGAGGTTGCCACGGAGACGACAGTGCTTGAAACCAACGAGTGTTTCTGTTTACAGCAACCTGATGGTACTACCCGGGTTAAAGTTGTCAGCAGAGAAAATATCAGCACATTGATATAGTTTCGTGTTTAGCAGGTGAGTGTAGTCATGTATTGTTAAGTAGAGCTTTATTCTACACCGCTTGTTGTAAGTAACAAAACATACCAGCAGCACACGGAAGAAGATACACAGGTGTTCGGTAATAAGtttagattagaaaaaaaaagtccgaCTTGATGTGAAATTTTGTTCTAACGTCAATTTTCTTCCCCCTTCAGATTTGTTGAAGCTGAACAACAATGGAGCGACTTCAGAAGGTAAGGGTTTGACTCTCTTTCTAACGAGTTGTCcagctttttccacattttgattCACTCTCAGCAagaattttggaaaataataaagaaaacaatttttgctGAGTTTATGGATTAAACCGTAACTGCTGCAGAAAAATAGCATGCCTTGCAAACGTTGTATTCATAACTCTTGAaccctttcacattttgtgacttCGTAATTTCAAACTTATTGCATTTTTGGATTACTTTATGCAGTACACCAAAGgatacatgttttaaaaaaaaattaactgtaaaTATATGTGAGAAAGTGAAAGGGAGTTAAGTACAGGTGCACACCATActtattggatttttatttttaaaagatcttgtaaactttgttttctgatcACTTCATAATTATATGTTCCTCTATCACTTAAGATTCAAAAAAGGCATtcaatgttattgttttattgtaataacatgtaaaaaggtacaaggggtgtgaatacttctccaagagactttatttaaattctatGGTTGTTTGTAATTCACATTTGGAGACTATGGTTAACATGAACATACAAATGTTTCTCTTCCTTTCCTGATACCCACAGATGGAAGATGATTCCCTCTATAATTTGGGTCAGGCTATCGACCACCCTTTCCCCCCTCCCCTGCCTGAAAAGTGTGTTGACAATCCATCAGACCTATATCAAGTAAGACTATCAAACATCATTTTGCTTGTTAGCAAGTTGAGTTTTTTATGTTCATTGAACTCCTGTCATTTTACTCTATCAGGTAGTACAAAGACATAGTGACTACCCACCCATCATTCAGACCAATACATGCTGTGTGGCTGTTCCATTTAAAGAACAACGGCACCACCGGACTCCCAGTGAGTCTATCGGAAACAACTACAGCCCCAAGGCGCAGGACTTGAAGATCGACAACCTCAGCAGACAACGTCCATCACGCAAGTCCTTGGCAACGGCAGCTGGACCAAAGAGAGTGTAATAGTACACTCCACACATGTTGCAAAAGAAGTTTCACGCGTGCCGTATTCTTTAACTTGAAGAACTTCATACGTTTGATTCTGATTTTCACAGGAAGCCACCGCGCAGCCCACCTAGCCCCCCTCAGACAAAATCCAAGAGAAGAAAGACAGACATATACAAAAGCCCACCAATGAGTCCTACTGAGCAGCTTGTCATCATGCACAAGCAGGAGGAAATTCAGAATGCTCAGAATGAATACAGTGACAGAGACCTGGAGGTAAGAAGCAGTGAATTAATTCACAGACTTCTACAGATCATTCTCCTGTATTTGATTTGAATTCATTGGCAATCTTAACTTTCTCACACAGAGGTATACATACTACGTCAAAAGAGGTGTCCCCTTTTACATGTTGGCCCCCTACCCAAAGCAGTCGATGATCAACATTAAGAAGATGCTGCCTCCTGAGCCAGAAGAGGGTGTGAAAAAACCCATCCGAACCCTGAGGAATAACTTGACAGAGGAGGTCGAAGACGGTTATTATTTCAACCTCAGGAAGAGCATAGGTAAAACTGTTCGTGTTTACAGTGGATAGAAAAACTGTATATAGTGCTGATAAAATGCTAGATTTTTGTGCCATAGAAAGTGGGAACACTGATAAATTCATCCAAAAGGTTGTCTACCTGTACCATGACACAAATCTTGTGATCgtaactgaaaaacaaagtaataCTTTATAAGGGGAAAGACAGTATGTATGTGCATTCTAATTTGgcagtatgtttttttgttttcctcacaaACTGGTTTTGTTCATAATTTCGCTCAGACTGACAATGCCTTTCCTtctctagaaaaaaatattatgtccacagcatgatgctaccaccaccagaTGTTACTGTTgtcattgtgttgtttttacgtATCGCTCAGTATGATGTTTGTACCAAATCTTACTTTTGGAATTGTGGCCTAATGGCCATGTTTGGCTTTATTAGAACGTTGTCCACTTTCCGACAAGGCTAACAGTAATAAATTATGAAACACCTTCTGAAATCATTGTAATAAATGCTTTGATCTTTTTCATCAGTGGATTACATTCTAATGGAGCCATCTGAGGGCCAGCGACTGACAATAAAGAACATTCCAAAGCCTTTTCCCAGAAGGGTGATTCGTCCTCCAGTCCCCTGGGCTATTAGCTGCAAGGAAGCCAAATTGTGGCAAATGCAGCATCTTTTTAATGTGTGTCCTTTTATGGGCCTCTTACAGCAAATCTGGATAGAACGGTAAGGCAAGCTGTTAATTTATTAGCTTGAGTAGCTCATGACttttcaaagcattaaaaatccgtatttagtaataaaaatgtgtaatgcTTACTTcgacttgcagctgtaacttGTAAAAGTGGCATATGAATCATAATAAATGACCTGAATGTAATTACAAACGGGGCATTTATcatatcatttatcatttattgtgaacaTTTCTTATGATAAGAAACTCGATCCATTGTTATCTTGATAAATTTCAAcgatgtgaaaaaacaaacaaaaataactctatctgtgatgtaatttttgctattttcatcACTGTTCCACTGTTGATGCATTTCATATTTCTTATTTCAGCTATTCATCCTTGAGATTTGTGAAAATGGTAGACCTGTTCTCCACCACTTTCCCTCTTTCGCCGTCTGAGTTTGTTGTCTTTATCCAGAAACAGTGCGAAGCCACCAGACAGGAACTGGATGAAGGGTGAGTACTTCCTGTCGGATAAGCTGTCTTCCTCTCGCACTACAGGCTGATGTCCAGAGTTAATCAGCATAGCTGGATTTCACATCTGCTAGTTTCTGCCAGGGAACCCAACTGAACATGAAGTCTTATGTTTCCATCTCCTCCACTTTATCAAACACATGTCAGACTGCTTTTCACTGAATTGCTTAAACagtcttatttcaaatttattagtgtgtttaatatattttttgtagaaacTGTGCATATCTGCCTGTGCAGCTGCACAGTTTAAGAAAATACTAAGGTATTTTGGTTATTTGATGCAAAATATTAAGAAAGTGAAGTCGCAGACAAAATTTcttcataaataatatttatcatACCCGTCATGAGTACGTACTTCTTCAACAAACACAACCATAAATGAACACTGTTCAGATTTGGATTATTGATGTTGATGGCAGATTATGTTGTAgtgaaaataaatctctttaG from Gambusia affinis linkage group LG14, SWU_Gaff_1.0, whole genome shotgun sequence includes the following:
- the dazl gene encoding deleted in azoospermia-like, whose product is MDFNKPKTITQTVPSLKLSNGYILPEGRLTPNALFVGGIDMKVDENEMRDFFTRYGNVKEVKIITYRGGVCKGYGFVYFNEDVNIQSIIEQQISFKGRKLKLGPAIMKQRSPRSIPSRLVGSTPWMSPSQYIYCACCSPMGGGVTQPSPVYSGGNPYNQPYSYSSFSGVMVPQMPMSYAQNPYPYQYTPAAWTPDQRTRPVNQSFVDCGVQTMLTVL